Proteins found in one Methylobacterium sp. CB376 genomic segment:
- a CDS encoding 3-keto-5-aminohexanoate cleavage protein, producing the protein MAARKVVITCAVTGAIHTPSMSPHLPVTPEEIAEAAIGAAEAGAAIVHLHARDPRTGKPDQRPEAFRPFLSVIKQRANCVINLTTGGAPTMGIEERLAPASTLKPEVASLNMGSMNFGLYPMLERFKSFRHDWEEPYLAGSRDRIFKNTFADIEHILTTCAENGTRFEVECYDIGHLYTLAHFADRGVIKPPFFVQSVFGILGGIGPHPEDVLHMKRTADRLFGRDYHWSVLGAGRNQLPIAAQAAAMGGNVRVGLEDSLWIGPGKLAQSNAEQVTKVRQIIEGLGLEIATPDDARGILGLKGGDRVGF; encoded by the coding sequence ATGGCCGCACGCAAAGTCGTCATCACCTGCGCCGTCACCGGGGCGATCCACACGCCCTCGATGTCGCCCCACCTGCCGGTCACGCCCGAGGAGATTGCCGAGGCGGCGATCGGCGCCGCCGAGGCCGGCGCGGCGATCGTCCACCTGCACGCCCGCGACCCGCGCACCGGGAAGCCCGACCAGCGGCCGGAGGCCTTCCGCCCGTTCCTGTCGGTGATCAAGCAGCGCGCGAACTGCGTCATCAACCTGACCACCGGCGGCGCGCCCACCATGGGCATCGAGGAGCGCCTCGCCCCGGCCTCGACGCTCAAGCCCGAAGTCGCCTCCCTCAACATGGGCTCGATGAATTTCGGCCTCTACCCGATGCTGGAGCGCTTCAAGAGCTTCCGGCACGACTGGGAGGAGCCTTACCTGGCCGGCTCCCGCGACCGCATCTTCAAGAACACGTTCGCGGACATCGAGCACATCCTGACCACCTGCGCCGAGAACGGCACCCGCTTCGAGGTGGAGTGCTACGATATCGGCCACCTCTACACGCTCGCCCACTTCGCCGACCGGGGCGTGATCAAGCCCCCGTTCTTCGTGCAGAGCGTGTTCGGGATCCTCGGCGGGATCGGCCCGCACCCGGAGGACGTGCTTCACATGAAGCGCACCGCCGACCGGCTGTTCGGCCGGGATTACCACTGGTCCGTGCTGGGCGCGGGCCGCAACCAATTGCCCATCGCCGCCCAGGCTGCCGCGATGGGTGGCAACGTGCGGGTCGGGCTGGAGGATTCCCTCTGGATCGGACCCGGCAAGCTCGCGCAGTCGAATGCCGAGCAGGTGACGAAGGTGCGCCAGATCATCGAGGGGCTGGGCCTGGAGATCGCCACCCCCGACGACGCCCGCGGCATCCTCGGGCTCAAGGGCGGCGACCGGGTCGGGTTCTGA